Proteins from a genomic interval of Heteronotia binoei isolate CCM8104 ecotype False Entrance Well chromosome 5, APGP_CSIRO_Hbin_v1, whole genome shotgun sequence:
- the LOC132572328 gene encoding uncharacterized protein LOC132572328, which produces MERGEENQNLDPENLLEGMISEEWSLDDDKMASAAITVATAAVAAVKTIIGVQSRIFTRLAMRQKFLRREQDDLNELEQLVENAAAARLRAVVESSIDSLKAMMCSCLFQSPAVLAGLIDELYIMERAFWVQPGRSEWWEKVVLPHWDDPLWQENFRMSRQTFMELCAMLRPVLERQTTNMRAPITVEKQLAIAVWKLATPDSYRSVAECFGVGRSTVSRIVMEVCQALYDVYHHVVHLTRPHEVIKGFAAKGFPHCIGAIDATHIPIIAPAHRATEYINSKGYYSMVLQALVDHEGRFTDVYAGRSGKVHDARIFRSSPIFRAMNQGTFGPNAIMDMEGEQVKPVILGDPAYPLLPWLMTPYSGHLDTSKQRFNDTLNCCRTVVEYAFERLRGRWRCLLSRLDVRERYAPRVIVACCILHNICEAKGEPLQEGWEEVVRSVSRSYQQPERQPVYVSNPHAREIRDLFSTYLQRREQRN; this is translated from the exons ATGGAGAGAGGGGAAGAAAACCAGAATCTGGATCCAGAGAACCTTCTGGAAGGAATGATCTCAGAAG aaTGGAGTTTGGATGATGACAAAATGGCTTCTGCTGCCATTACCGTTGCCACGGCAGCAGTGGCTGCAGTGAAAACCATCATTGGGGTCCAGTCTCGTATCTTCACAAGACTGGCCATGCGGCAGAAGTTTCTGAGGCGGGAACAAGATGACTTGAATGAACTTGAGCAGCTGGTAGAAAATGCGGCTGCTGCACGCCTCAGGGCTGTTGTCGAATCGAGCATCGACTCTTTGAAAGCCATGATGTGCTCCTGTCTCTTCCAGTCACCTGCTGTCCTTGCCGGCTTGATAGATGAGCTGTACATCATGGAACGTGCCTTCTGGGTGCAACCAGGCCGCTCAGAGTGGTGGGAGAAAGTTGTCTTGCCCCATTGGGATGACCCGCTTTGGCAGGAGAATTTCAGGATGAGCCGGCAGACTTTCATGGAGCTGTGTGCCATGTTGAGGCCAGTCCTAGAGCGGCAGACCACCAACATGCGGGCCCCCATTACTGTTGAGAAGCAGCTGGCCATTGCTGTCTGGAAGCTGGCGACTCCTGATAGCTACAGGTCAGTAGCAGAGTGTTTTGGTGTTGGCCGCTCCACTGTCTCAAGGATTGTCATGGAAGTTTGCCAGGCACTTTATGATGTTTATCACCATGTGGTCCACCTGACCCGTCCTCATGAGGTGATAAAAGGGTTTGCGGCCAAAGGATTTCCTCACTGCATTGGGGCCATTGATGCAACGCATATCCCTATCATTGCTCCTGCACACCGAGCTACAGAGTACATCAACAGCAAAGGCTATTACTCTATGGTTCTGCAAGCCCTGGTGGACCATGAGGGCCGATTCACAGATGTGTATGCCGGACGGTCCGGGAAGGTGCATGATGCAAGAATCTTTCGCAGCTCTCCCATTTTCCGTGCCATGAATCAAGGCACATTTGGTCCCAATGCCATTATGGACATGGAGGGTGAGCAAGTGAAACCAGTGATCCTCGGAGACCCTGCTTACCCTCTCCTGCCATGGTTAATGACACCTTACAGTGGCCACCTGGACACCAGCAAACAGCGGTTCAATGACACCTTGAACTGCTGCCGGACAGTGGTTGAATATGCTTTTGAGCGTCTCCGGGGCCGTTGGCGATGCCTGCTGTCCCGCCTAGATGTGAGGGAGCGCTATGCACCCAGGGTCATTGTGGCCTGCTGCATATTGCATAATATCTGTGAAGCTAAAGGGGAGCCccttcaggaggggtgggaagagGTGGTGAGATCTGTCTCAAGATCCTACCAGCAGCCAGAACGACAGCCTGTGTATGTGTCAAATCCCCATGCTCGGGAGATCAGGGATCTTTTCAGCACATACTTGCAAAGGAGAGAGCAGAGAAACTGA
- the LOC132572329 gene encoding histone H2A-like, giving the protein MSGRGKTGGKARAKSKSRSSRAGLQFPVGRVHRLLRKGSYAERIGAGAPVYLAAVLEYLTAEILELAGNAARDNKKSRIIPRHLQLAVRNDEELNKLLGGVTIAQGGVLPNIHAVLLPKKTEVLHSGAGASKQGGSGTSKATKSSKMIMKSSAAPVAVQ; this is encoded by the coding sequence ATGTCTGGGCGCGGGAAAACTGGCGGGAAGGCGCGTGCGAAGTCCAAGTCTCGATCTTCAAGGGCCGGGCTGCAGTTCCCCGTGGGCCGAGTGCATCGGCTCCTGCGGAAAGGCAGTTATGCTGAGCGCATCGGCGCCGGAGCGCCGGTGTACTTGGCTGCCGTGCTGGAGTATTTAACAGCCGAGATCTTAGAGCTGGCAGGCAACGCGGCCCGGGACAATAAGAAGAGCCGCATCATTCCTCGCCACTTGCAGCTAGCCGTGCGCAACGACGAGGAGCTGAACAAGTTGCTGGGCGGCGTGACGATCGCGCAGGGCGGAGTGTTGCCCAACATCCATGCCGTCCTGCTGCCCAAGAAGACCGAAGTGCTGCACAGTGGCGCGGGCGCGAGCAAGCAGGGAGGCAGCGGGACGAGCAAGGCCACCAAGTCTTCGAAGATGATAATGAAGTCATCTGCCGCCCCCGTGGCCGTTCAGTGA
- the LOC132572330 gene encoding histone H2A-like: MSGRGKTGGKARAKAKSRSSRAGLQFPVGRVHRLLRKGSYAERIGAGAPVYLAAVLEYLTAEILELAGNAARDNKKSRIIPRHLQLAVRNDEELNKLLGGVTIAQGGVLPNIHAVLLPKKTEVLHSGAGASKQGGSGTSKATKSSKMIMKSSAAPVAVQ, translated from the coding sequence ATGTCTGGGCGCGGGAAAACTGGCGGCAAGGCACGTGCGAAGGCAAAGTCTCGCTCCTCAAGGGCCGGGCTGCAGTTCCCCGTGGGCCGAGTGCATCGGCTCCTGCGGAAAGGCAGTTATGCTGAGCGCATCGGCGCCGGGGCACCAGTGTACTTGGCTGCGGTGCTGGAGTATTTAACAGCCGAGATCTTAGAGCTGGCAGGCAACGCGGCCCGGGACAACAAGAAGAGCCGCATCATTCCTCGCCACTTGCAGCTAGCCGTGCGCAACGACGAGGAGCTGAACAAATTGCTGGGCGGCGTGACGATCGCGCAGGGCGGAGTGTTGCCCAACATCCATGCCGTCCTGCTGCCCAAGAAGACCGAAGTGCTGCACAGTGGCGCGGGCGCGAGCAAGCAGGGAGGCAGCGGGACGAGCAAGGCCACCAAGTCTTCGAAGATGATAATGAAGTCATCTGCCGCCCCCGTGGCCGTTCAGTGA